Proteins encoded together in one Anaerotignum propionicum DSM 1682 window:
- a CDS encoding YihY/virulence factor BrkB family protein yields MGEKADRRWKRVIFHTLDGYFSNGISKTAASLTYYFIFAIFPFLIFISSLLGFLHLPMITVEGDASALLPADVVALINLTIAHMTETSSGAWLTFGLVFTVWFPLRAVSSLVGAINGIYGDEKMLKHTLRIIFLSLLMIIFVPVLLMVLLISKEVMEFISIFVPMAETFIDLWSRIRFLPISLGVLFFISGVYFLSPNQRPLKRYVFPGAILSTAAWILFSAGFAYYVDHVGKYSVIYGSIGAIIAFLVWLNASVAALLMGAVFNQALRREFQ; encoded by the coding sequence TTGGGTGAAAAGGCAGACCGCCGTTGGAAACGGGTGATTTTCCATACGTTGGATGGGTATTTTTCCAATGGGATTAGCAAAACAGCGGCGTCCTTAACCTATTATTTTATTTTTGCAATTTTTCCGTTCTTAATTTTTATTAGTTCCCTTTTGGGTTTTTTGCATTTGCCCATGATTACTGTAGAAGGGGATGCCTCCGCATTACTGCCTGCGGATGTGGTAGCGTTAATTAATTTAACCATTGCCCATATGACGGAAACCAGCAGCGGTGCATGGTTGACCTTTGGTTTGGTTTTTACCGTTTGGTTTCCCTTGCGGGCTGTGAGTAGTCTAGTGGGTGCAATCAACGGTATTTATGGGGATGAGAAAATGCTGAAACATACCCTACGCATTATATTCCTTTCCCTTTTAATGATAATATTTGTGCCGGTATTGCTTATGGTGCTACTGATTAGCAAAGAAGTGATGGAGTTTATCAGTATTTTTGTGCCCATGGCGGAAACCTTTATTGATTTATGGTCTAGGATACGGTTTTTACCCATTTCCCTTGGCGTTTTGTTTTTCATCAGTGGTGTTTATTTTCTTTCACCTAACCAGCGACCACTAAAAAGATATGTTTTTCCGGGAGCGATTCTTTCCACGGCGGCATGGATACTTTTTTCTGCAGGGTTTGCCTATTATGTGGATCATGTGGGGAAATACTCTGTGATTTATGGCTCCATAGGTGCCATTATTGCTTTTTTGGTATGGCTGAATGCCAGTGTTGCGGCTTTGCTCATGGGGGCTGTTTTTAATCAGGCGTTGCGCAGAGAATTTCAATAA
- a CDS encoding copper amine oxidase N-terminal domain-containing protein, translating into MKKFISFVMAGAMVASLVPATAFAKGDVTATAKIVDALEKAKDFNGVITQANAPELQLKVTNVDYTVTNPALATMDVELSLDKAEFNLTSAQLKDLVAVIDEDGLDALTGKSTSQVWEDSATGTILKKGTTEIKIADLADIAAEADNDKAVLDILKNYSGALNGTTGNDINETMTKGVMTAVIYATDGTGAVTTSIDKAAIVDLLEQGYTFAAGSNITLTSTDSRLGGAYSSTLDAADRDAIDVDTQIAWYVAESYVRGGYKTVGETVAPRLAVSVKEFDKDSVTYTFTGFFKKDDKVIIDLASTLTKTSEGTKATVSVNSKMVTADDLVYASILGKGFKVSVKKTVDVAQEEVVKLNSNGLKIESAVDNLPSKVTLKISNGFEFTKDNNGIHGTNYDIVRVDEKELTVNVTGSVDEITVKDIEIEATSAKSGAVATITAKASNNDSASCEVAKVVDYKVSFTVDKDEDIPVIYSGTNVGNAGITDDSDHMSLEVTAKETFPGAWSMRQGFNFNLPEGVYVTDVKVTDADNFYQKGVEKGTAEWDVAFFDAYQKGDHKNFEFEKRVFDDVDTKLNSDPAELTFQLELVADPTFEGDVKLTFEGALVDKQEVTIAKFVKPYTVKAEQNDVIIDYRNTEVKTPIVITEAEEGLWEKDATFKLSIEDDLLTFENDPTFTIDKDSDLKLKDDKTTKGTIQFAVKETSDKASTVTISDMKLFMSRSIPAGAYDLEIATTMSEAYDAQLLFAPDQIKDQASATDAALKALKDKWTAKTSTDKRPSESDVKKDSYVDDVCDYSDVVKAAFINVVTSGRDNDNLFTTKVVVPVGEAYLLAGEAKVELDAPAYISAAGYTMLPVRAISKALGVNTNNVLWNAETRTVTVMYAQRIITMTVGQKTIYVNGSAIPSSAAPEIKDGRTFLPLRDLGTALGVTNVNWDAATKTATLN; encoded by the coding sequence ATGAAGAAGTTTATTTCTTTCGTTATGGCTGGCGCTATGGTGGCATCCCTTGTACCTGCAACTGCATTTGCAAAGGGCGATGTTACAGCAACAGCTAAAATCGTTGACGCTTTAGAAAAAGCTAAAGATTTCAACGGTGTAATTACACAGGCAAATGCGCCTGAACTTCAGTTGAAGGTGACAAATGTAGACTACACAGTAACAAATCCTGCATTAGCTACGATGGATGTTGAATTGTCATTGGATAAGGCGGAGTTCAATTTGACATCTGCTCAGTTAAAAGATTTGGTAGCTGTAATTGATGAGGACGGACTTGACGCTTTGACAGGTAAGTCAACATCTCAGGTGTGGGAAGATTCTGCAACAGGCACAATTTTGAAAAAAGGTACAACTGAAATAAAAATTGCTGACCTTGCAGATATTGCAGCTGAAGCTGACAATGACAAAGCAGTTCTTGACATTTTGAAAAACTATAGTGGTGCATTGAATGGTACAACTGGCAATGATATTAATGAAACAATGACAAAAGGTGTTATGACAGCTGTAATCTATGCAACAGATGGTACTGGCGCTGTGACTACTTCTATAGACAAAGCAGCTATTGTTGATTTGTTAGAACAAGGTTACACCTTTGCAGCTGGTAGCAATATCACACTGACATCTACTGATAGTAGACTTGGTGGCGCTTATAGCTCAACTTTAGACGCGGCAGACAGAGATGCAATTGATGTTGATACTCAGATTGCTTGGTATGTTGCTGAAAGCTATGTAAGAGGTGGCTATAAAACGGTAGGAGAGACAGTTGCTCCTCGTTTGGCTGTATCTGTAAAAGAATTTGACAAAGATAGCGTAACTTATACATTTACTGGCTTCTTCAAGAAAGATGACAAAGTAATTATTGACTTGGCTTCCACATTGACAAAAACAAGCGAAGGCACAAAAGCTACAGTATCCGTTAATTCTAAAATGGTAACAGCTGATGACTTGGTTTATGCTTCCATCCTTGGCAAAGGCTTCAAGGTTTCTGTAAAGAAGACTGTAGACGTAGCTCAAGAGGAAGTTGTAAAATTAAACAGCAATGGCTTAAAGATTGAATCTGCTGTTGACAATTTGCCATCTAAAGTAACTTTGAAGATTTCCAATGGCTTTGAATTTACAAAGGATAATAATGGAATTCACGGTACAAACTATGATATCGTTAGAGTAGATGAAAAAGAATTGACAGTAAATGTTACTGGTTCTGTTGATGAAATCACAGTAAAAGACATCGAAATTGAAGCTACATCCGCAAAGTCTGGCGCTGTTGCAACAATTACAGCTAAGGCTAGCAACAATGACTCTGCTTCTTGCGAAGTAGCTAAAGTTGTTGATTACAAAGTATCTTTTACAGTAGACAAAGATGAAGACATCCCTGTAATCTACAGCGGTACTAATGTTGGAAACGCTGGTATCACAGACGATTCCGATCATATGTCTTTGGAAGTAACAGCTAAAGAAACTTTCCCTGGTGCTTGGTCCATGAGACAAGGCTTTAACTTCAACCTTCCTGAAGGTGTTTATGTAACTGATGTTAAGGTTACAGATGCAGACAACTTCTACCAGAAGGGTGTAGAAAAAGGTACAGCTGAATGGGATGTAGCTTTCTTTGATGCATACCAGAAGGGCGACCACAAGAACTTTGAATTTGAAAAAAGAGTATTTGATGATGTTGATACAAAATTAAATTCTGATCCAGCAGAACTTACTTTCCAGTTGGAATTAGTAGCTGATCCTACTTTCGAAGGTGATGTCAAATTAACATTCGAAGGCGCTTTGGTTGATAAGCAGGAAGTAACAATTGCTAAATTTGTAAAACCTTACACAGTTAAGGCAGAACAGAACGATGTAATCATCGACTACAGAAACACAGAAGTTAAGACTCCTATCGTAATCACAGAAGCTGAAGAAGGTCTGTGGGAGAAGGATGCAACATTCAAATTGAGCATTGAAGATGATCTTCTTACATTTGAAAATGACCCTACATTCACAATCGACAAAGATTCCGATCTGAAGTTGAAAGATGACAAGACTACAAAGGGTACAATTCAGTTCGCAGTGAAAGAAACTTCCGACAAGGCATCAACTGTAACAATTTCCGATATGAAACTGTTCATGAGCAGAAGCATTCCTGCAGGTGCTTATGATTTGGAAATTGCAACAACAATGAGCGAAGCTTATGACGCACAGTTGCTCTTTGCTCCTGATCAGATTAAAGATCAGGCTAGTGCAACAGATGCAGCATTGAAGGCATTGAAAGATAAGTGGACAGCAAAAACATCTACAGATAAGCGTCCTTCCGAATCCGATGTTAAGAAAGACAGCTATGTAGATGACGTATGCGATTACAGTGATGTTGTAAAAGCAGCTTTCATCAATGTAGTAACATCCGGTAGAGACAACGACAACCTGTTCACAACAAAGGTAGTTGTACCTGTTGGCGAAGCTTACTTGCTTGCTGGCGAAGCAAAAGTTGAATTGGATGCACCTGCTTACATCAGTGCAGCTGGTTACACAATGCTTCCTGTAAGAGCAATCTCCAAGGCTCTTGGCGTTAACACAAACAACGTATTGTGGAATGCTGAAACAAGAACAGTAACTGTTATGTATGCTCAGAGAATCATCACTATGACTGTTGGTCAGAAGACAATCTATGTTAATGGTTCCGCTATCCCTTCATCCGCAGCTCCTGAAATCAAAGACGGCAGAACATTCTTGCCTTTGAGAGATTTGGGTACAGCTTTGGGCGTAACAAACGTTAACTGGGATGCAGCAACAAAGACAGCTACATTGAACTAA
- a CDS encoding SDR family NAD(P)-dependent oxidoreductase: MKALVTGASGGIGRDIALILSRMGYDLILVSRDAEKLARVKKHLKTHVQIISADLSVEEECFALYEQVKEQNIDILVNNAGFGTFGHFWEVPLERELNMLNLNVRAVHILTKLFLEDFRKRDSGYILNVASAAGFMPGPLMATYYATKNYVLRLTEAIYEELRRDRSQVHISALCPGPVDTGFNQRAEVSFSLRGLRSFDVAKYAIEEMFANKVVIIPGIAMKLAQFGRKFLGEKAQLKAAYYFQHKKKG; this comes from the coding sequence ATGAAAGCATTGGTGACAGGAGCATCAGGGGGCATTGGAAGGGATATCGCTCTAATTTTAAGCCGCATGGGTTATGATTTGATTTTGGTAAGCAGGGATGCAGAAAAACTTGCCCGAGTGAAAAAGCATTTAAAAACCCATGTGCAGATTATTTCTGCTGATTTGTCTGTGGAGGAAGAGTGCTTTGCCCTTTATGAGCAGGTCAAGGAGCAAAATATTGATATATTGGTGAATAACGCAGGCTTTGGTACCTTTGGACATTTTTGGGAGGTACCTTTGGAGCGGGAGCTTAATATGTTGAATTTGAATGTGCGAGCAGTGCATATTCTGACAAAGCTGTTTTTAGAGGATTTTCGCAAGCGGGACAGCGGTTATATTTTAAATGTTGCCTCTGCGGCAGGTTTTATGCCCGGCCCTTTAATGGCAACCTATTATGCCACAAAAAACTATGTTTTAAGGCTTACGGAGGCGATTTATGAAGAATTGCGTAGAGACAGAAGCCAAGTGCATATTTCGGCCCTTTGTCCCGGCCCTGTGGATACAGGGTTTAACCAACGAGCAGAAGTAAGCTTTTCCCTAAGAGGGTTGCGGTCCTTTGATGTGGCTAAGTATGCCATTGAGGAGATGTTTGCGAATAAAGTGGTGATTATACCCGGTATTGCCATGAAGCTTGCCCAGTTCGGACGAAAATTTCTCGGCGAAAAAGCCCAGTTGAAAGCAGCATATTACTTTCAGCATAAAAAGAAAGGTTGA
- a CDS encoding ABC transporter substrate-binding protein: MKKRIFAFLMTAVMAIGAAGCGTNKSSEDGSAPKEGEKKLEDFSIVLDWYPNAIHSFLYTGIEKGYFAEEGLNLVINFPSNVNDGISMPAAGKADIGLYYLQDAILTATEENVPIVSVGALTQSSLNVVVALKDSGISGAKDLKGKKIGYSGTSLSEEQIKSMLENVGLSAEDCQFIDVGFDLMTALTTGQVDATIGNMVNHEVPQLEENGFAINYFYPTEFGVPQAYELVFLAGKDAVEKNPEKIQRFLRACQKSFGDMKENPDESLQILLDNQNAENFPLSKTVEQKSMETLLPVMETPEAPFLHQEVDVWQKNADWLYERGILSQKTDVTPLVVNLVD; the protein is encoded by the coding sequence ATGAAAAAAAGAATATTTGCTTTTTTAATGACGGCGGTTATGGCAATTGGTGCAGCAGGCTGTGGCACAAACAAGAGTAGTGAAGATGGTAGTGCCCCTAAAGAGGGTGAAAAGAAATTAGAGGATTTTTCAATTGTTTTGGATTGGTATCCTAATGCCATCCATAGTTTTTTGTATACAGGGATTGAAAAGGGCTATTTTGCAGAGGAAGGCTTAAACTTGGTTATTAATTTTCCTTCTAACGTGAATGATGGTATTTCCATGCCTGCAGCAGGCAAAGCAGATATCGGACTGTATTATTTGCAGGATGCAATTTTAACAGCTACCGAAGAAAATGTTCCCATTGTTTCCGTAGGTGCGTTGACACAAAGCTCTCTCAATGTTGTAGTAGCCTTAAAAGATAGCGGCATTAGCGGTGCGAAAGATTTAAAGGGAAAGAAAATCGGATATTCGGGAACTTCCCTTTCAGAAGAACAAATTAAGTCTATGCTGGAAAATGTGGGCCTTAGCGCAGAGGATTGCCAATTTATTGACGTTGGCTTTGATTTGATGACTGCTTTAACCACGGGACAGGTGGATGCCACAATTGGTAACATGGTAAACCATGAGGTGCCTCAGCTGGAAGAAAACGGCTTTGCCATCAACTACTTCTATCCTACTGAATTTGGCGTACCGCAGGCTTATGAACTGGTATTTTTAGCAGGCAAGGATGCAGTGGAAAAAAATCCTGAAAAAATTCAGAGATTTTTACGTGCTTGCCAAAAAAGCTTTGGGGATATGAAGGAGAATCCTGATGAAAGCTTGCAAATTTTATTAGATAATCAAAATGCTGAAAATTTCCCCTTGTCTAAAACAGTGGAACAAAAGAGCATGGAAACCTTGCTTCCTGTTATGGAAACCCCTGAGGCACCTTTCTTGCACCAAGAAGTGGATGTTTGGCAGAAAAATGCAGATTGGCTTTATGAGAGGGGCATTCTTTCTCAAAAGACAGACGTTACGCCTTTGGTTGTAAATTTAGTGGATTAA
- a CDS encoding ABC transporter ATP-binding protein, which yields MLRFEGVSFRYPEDELGMMEKLSFQVENGELVAIIGASGCGKSTIFRLINGLEKPDEGKILVDERPIETIKNYSAFMPQKDLLFPWRSIEKNVCLPMELAKVSVEEQGRRTEKVLAQVGLLEYAKKFPKDLSGGMKQRAAFARTLLSGADMLLLDEPFSALDYLTRVEMQEWLLQQWVHYHKTILFITHDVEEAIFLAKRVYIIQDSRPFTEMECIEVPLDYPRNREDLKKAEIVELKESLIGKLRRSVSL from the coding sequence ATGCTGCGGTTTGAAGGAGTATCCTTTCGATATCCAGAGGATGAGTTGGGAATGATGGAGAAATTGTCTTTCCAAGTGGAAAATGGTGAGTTGGTGGCAATCATCGGCGCCAGTGGATGTGGAAAAAGCACCATTTTTCGTTTGATAAATGGACTAGAAAAACCCGACGAAGGAAAAATTTTGGTAGACGAAAGACCGATTGAAACCATAAAGAACTATAGTGCCTTTATGCCCCAAAAAGACTTGCTTTTCCCATGGCGCAGTATTGAGAAAAATGTCTGCCTTCCCATGGAGCTTGCAAAGGTATCTGTAGAAGAGCAGGGCAGAAGGACAGAGAAGGTTTTGGCTCAGGTTGGGTTGCTGGAGTATGCCAAAAAATTTCCTAAGGATTTATCGGGGGGAATGAAGCAGAGAGCGGCTTTCGCAAGAACCCTCCTTTCAGGGGCAGATATGCTTTTGTTGGATGAGCCCTTTAGCGCGCTGGATTACCTCACAAGAGTAGAAATGCAGGAGTGGTTGTTACAGCAGTGGGTGCATTATCATAAAACGATTTTGTTTATCACCCATGATGTGGAGGAGGCCATTTTTTTGGCAAAGAGAGTTTATATCATACAGGATTCCAGACCATTTACGGAAATGGAATGCATTGAAGTACCCTTGGACTATCCCAGAAATCGTGAGGATTTGAAAAAGGCGGAGATTGTAGAATTAAAAGAAAGTCTCATTGGAAAGCTGAGAAGGAGTGTGAGCTTATGA
- the tenA gene encoding thiaminase II, producing the protein MKLTDRLYEEVKYIWNGYLEQPFVKELGEGTLREDRFRFYMVQDYRYLLQYAKVFALGVVKAEDEGLMRRFACMVHDTLDGEMDVHKIYMNRLGITEEEVAKTKTALANQSYTSYMLEVAFKGDILDVLAAVLSCAWSYQMIGEHHKNIPGAMEHPLYGEWVRGYSSEEYVRGVEEIIDAVNEFGADISAKKEAYLKEIFLNCCRYERDFWEMAYHMNMGD; encoded by the coding sequence ATGAAATTAACAGATAGGTTGTATGAAGAAGTTAAATATATTTGGAATGGATATTTGGAACAGCCCTTTGTAAAGGAGTTAGGAGAAGGCACTTTGCGGGAGGACCGTTTCCGCTTTTATATGGTGCAGGATTACCGCTATTTACTGCAATATGCAAAGGTTTTTGCTTTGGGTGTTGTAAAGGCTGAAGATGAAGGGCTTATGCGCCGTTTTGCCTGTATGGTGCATGACACGCTGGATGGAGAAATGGATGTACATAAGATTTATATGAATCGTTTGGGCATTACCGAGGAGGAGGTTGCCAAAACAAAAACGGCATTGGCCAATCAGTCCTATACCTCTTATATGCTGGAGGTTGCTTTTAAGGGAGATATTTTGGATGTACTAGCAGCGGTATTATCCTGCGCATGGAGCTATCAAATGATAGGAGAGCATCACAAAAATATCCCCGGTGCTATGGAGCATCCCCTTTATGGTGAATGGGTCAGAGGCTATTCATCCGAGGAATACGTTCGTGGTGTGGAAGAAATTATAGACGCTGTGAATGAATTTGGAGCAGATATTTCTGCAAAAAAGGAAGCATATTTAAAAGAAATATTTTTAAATTGTTGCCGATACGAAAGAGATTTTTGGGAGATGGCCTACCATATGAACATGGGGGACTAA
- a CDS encoding copper amine oxidase N-terminal domain-containing protein, with protein MKKVISFLMAAAMVTSLVPATAFAAGDVTATAKVIDALERGKDFDGVIDAANAPELQLKVTSADYTTGGSTPTVDVTVSLDGAEFTATDAAGFEGMVKVTNPAAVTVATKEFSEDEVTYTLTGQLKKDDVVAINLASKMTKVSVGKTATVSVDSKMAKADDLVYASVLDKGIKASVKKTVSVAVDEVATINSKGLKIEPSVDDSYAVGTQFTLKLSKGFEFANTTVTGAADWAIDGSEATFTAPSVDEFTLTGIKVEATSAKVGDVATIKVTAKNVGTASVEVAKVVDYKVGVSVDADEDVPVIYSGTDVNNTGLTDDSDHMTLEVTAEETFPGAWSMRQGFNFTLPEGVYVTDVDVIEAENFLQGNVAVGTTEWEAAFKAAYDKGDYNGFTFAKRVFDDVNTNLAADPASVTFKLQLVADPTFEGDVKLGFEGALVDAQEVTVAKFVKPYTVKAEQNDVIIDYRNTSVQTPITITEAEAGLWAANSVFTLTVDRGDMIQFEDDATFSVNDSGLELKDEKTKDGQLAFTVKSESDEAATVEIKDIALFMQRNVPAGAYDLKAETAMSTAYDKQAIYAADGKDNNIIDDVADYSKVVKEAFINVVTSGRDNDNLFTTKVVVPVGEAYLMAGSTKVELDVPAYISATNYTMLPIRAVSKALGVNTNNVLWSAETKTITIMYAQRIITMVVGQKTINVNGSSIPASAAPEITGDRAFLPMRDLATALGVTDITWDAATRTATLNGGK; from the coding sequence ATGAAGAAAGTAATATCTTTCTTGATGGCTGCAGCCATGGTTACTTCACTTGTTCCCGCAACAGCGTTTGCGGCAGGCGATGTAACTGCTACAGCTAAAGTAATCGATGCCTTGGAAAGAGGCAAAGATTTCGACGGTGTGATTGATGCAGCTAACGCACCAGAATTGCAATTGAAGGTTACAAGTGCTGACTATACAACAGGTGGCAGCACACCTACAGTTGATGTAACAGTATCTTTGGACGGTGCAGAATTTACTGCAACCGATGCGGCTGGTTTTGAAGGAATGGTAAAAGTAACTAATCCTGCAGCAGTTACCGTAGCAACAAAGGAATTTTCAGAAGACGAAGTAACTTACACCTTGACAGGCCAGCTTAAGAAGGACGACGTTGTTGCAATTAACTTGGCTTCCAAAATGACAAAGGTTTCTGTTGGCAAAACAGCAACTGTATCCGTTGATTCCAAAATGGCAAAAGCTGATGATTTAGTTTATGCTTCCGTTTTGGACAAAGGCATCAAAGCTTCCGTTAAGAAAACAGTAAGCGTAGCTGTTGACGAAGTAGCAACAATTAATAGCAAGGGCTTAAAAATTGAACCTTCTGTTGATGATTCTTACGCAGTAGGCACACAGTTCACATTAAAGCTTTCCAAAGGTTTTGAGTTTGCAAACACAACTGTAACAGGCGCTGCTGATTGGGCAATCGACGGTAGCGAAGCTACTTTCACAGCACCTTCCGTTGATGAATTCACTTTGACAGGTATCAAAGTTGAAGCTACATCCGCAAAGGTTGGCGACGTTGCTACAATTAAAGTAACAGCGAAAAACGTTGGCACAGCTTCCGTAGAAGTTGCTAAGGTTGTTGATTACAAAGTAGGCGTTTCCGTTGATGCAGACGAAGACGTACCTGTAATCTACAGCGGTACAGACGTAAACAACACAGGCTTGACAGATGATTCCGATCACATGACCTTGGAAGTAACAGCAGAGGAAACATTCCCCGGCGCTTGGTCCATGAGACAGGGCTTCAACTTCACATTGCCTGAAGGCGTATATGTAACAGACGTAGACGTTATTGAAGCAGAAAACTTCTTGCAGGGTAACGTAGCAGTTGGTACAACTGAATGGGAAGCAGCTTTCAAAGCAGCTTACGATAAAGGCGATTACAATGGCTTCACATTTGCAAAGAGAGTATTTGATGATGTAAATACAAACCTTGCTGCTGATCCTGCAAGTGTTACCTTTAAGTTACAGCTTGTAGCTGATCCTACTTTCGAAGGCGATGTAAAATTAGGCTTTGAAGGCGCTTTGGTTGATGCACAGGAAGTAACTGTAGCAAAATTCGTTAAACCTTACACAGTAAAAGCAGAACAGAACGACGTAATCATCGATTACAGAAACACATCTGTTCAGACACCTATCACAATCACAGAAGCAGAAGCAGGCTTATGGGCAGCTAACTCTGTATTCACACTTACAGTAGATAGAGGCGACATGATTCAGTTTGAAGATGACGCAACCTTCTCTGTAAACGATTCCGGCTTGGAATTGAAAGATGAGAAGACAAAAGATGGTCAGCTTGCATTTACTGTAAAGAGCGAATCCGATGAAGCAGCAACTGTAGAAATCAAAGATATCGCATTGTTCATGCAGAGAAACGTACCTGCAGGCGCTTATGACCTGAAGGCTGAAACAGCAATGAGCACAGCTTATGACAAACAGGCGATTTATGCAGCAGATGGTAAAGACAACAACATCATTGATGATGTTGCAGATTACAGCAAAGTTGTAAAAGAAGCATTCATTAATGTAGTAACAAGCGGTAGAGACAATGACAACCTGTTCACAACAAAGGTAGTAGTACCTGTTGGCGAAGCTTACTTAATGGCTGGTTCCACAAAGGTTGAATTGGATGTACCCGCTTACATCAGCGCAACAAACTACACAATGCTTCCTATTAGAGCAGTATCCAAGGCTCTTGGTGTAAACACAAACAACGTATTGTGGAGTGCAGAAACAAAAACTATCACAATCATGTATGCACAGAGAATCATTACAATGGTAGTTGGTCAGAAGACAATCAACGTAAACGGTTCTTCCATCCCCGCATCCGCAGCACCTGAAATCACAGGCGACAGAGCATTCTTGCCTATGAGAGATTTGGCTACAGCTTTGGGTGTAACTGATATCACATGGGATGCAGCAACAAGAACAGCTACATTGAACGGTGGCAAATGA
- a CDS encoding ABC transporter permease: protein MKKNMPSALLVLILLMLWQGVAMGIDAAYILPSPTGILVRLWELRVPLFTVHLPATMGITALGLLISVVLGLLLAIAMDWNPKLEKALYPVIVASQTIPTTAIAPLFILWFGYSIWSKVLVTILMTFFPIAITVFDGFKSTKREMEELLFTYGASKKDVFLKLKLPTALPHFFSAIKMAIPLSVIGAAIAEWLGAQKGLGYFSKRMMTQLDGAGVFAPVVLLSVVAMLTVWVITMIENKTITWRKEL from the coding sequence ATGAAAAAAAACATGCCTTCTGCGCTGTTGGTGCTGATTTTATTAATGCTTTGGCAAGGTGTTGCCATGGGAATTGATGCGGCTTACATATTACCCTCGCCTACAGGTATTTTAGTACGCCTTTGGGAGCTGAGAGTGCCTCTGTTTACGGTGCATTTGCCTGCAACCATGGGAATTACTGCTCTTGGACTTCTAATTTCCGTAGTTCTTGGGTTATTGCTGGCCATCGCTATGGATTGGAACCCAAAGCTGGAAAAGGCACTATATCCCGTGATTGTGGCGTCCCAGACCATACCCACTACGGCCATCGCACCTTTGTTTATCCTATGGTTTGGATATTCTATTTGGAGTAAGGTTTTGGTCACAATTTTAATGACCTTTTTCCCCATCGCCATTACGGTATTTGATGGGTTTAAGTCTACAAAACGGGAAATGGAGGAGCTCTTGTTCACTTATGGCGCCTCTAAAAAGGATGTTTTTCTAAAACTGAAGCTGCCCACAGCTTTGCCCCACTTTTTCTCAGCTATTAAAATGGCAATTCCCCTCAGCGTCATTGGTGCAGCAATTGCCGAATGGCTGGGAGCGCAAAAGGGTTTGGGCTATTTTAGTAAAAGAATGATGACACAGCTGGACGGTGCGGGGGTATTTGCGCCGGTGGTATTGCTCTCCGTTGTGGCAATGCTGACGGTTTGGGTAATTACAATGATTGAAAACAAAACGATAACATGGAGAAAGGAATTATAA